A window from Deltaproteobacteria bacterium encodes these proteins:
- a CDS encoding type II toxin-antitoxin system HigB family toxin, which translates to MIQPVHCQDLTPTDSNFRNFVELRKTFPHADYIKGKTVFNIGGNKVRTITMIEYGISTLIITHVLIHAEYDRGKWKG; encoded by the coding sequence TTGATTCAACCTGTCCACTGTCAAGACTTGACCCCTACTGATAGTAATTTTCGTAATTTTGTTGAACTGAGAAAAACCTTCCCTCACGCTGATTATATAAAAGGTAAAACGGTATTTAATATAGGGGGGAATAAAGTCAGAACCATTACGATGATTGAATATGGTATTTCAACTCTTATAATTACTCATGTTCTTATCCATGCAGAATATGACCGTGGTAAATGGAAAGGTTAG